One window from the genome of Rhodopseudomonas sp. P2A-2r encodes:
- a CDS encoding caspase family protein, whose translation MRRALLCNLVAAACVMLGAHGALAENRIALVIGQSAYRTVTPLPNPANDAKAIAQLLGDAGFEVQSVSDLTQNALRDAVGAFAATLATKGPDTVALVFYAGHGLQIDGENYLVPVDIDPKRETDIPLQAVRLNDVLNTLTAVPSKSRIILLDACRNNPFPDINKTAGRGLALVDARIGAAGTLLSFSTSPGAAAEDGNGGNSPYTTALLIAGREPGLPIEEALKRVRLSVNHATEGRQTPWESSSLVDDFSLFGAAAGAAKISVARRSVEQWRQELKGKPVEAANDLIVSDGSDEAYEAFVGLYAQPPFSQQAREWLDRHRRMVAWNNAVIANSAAGYREFLKLFPDSDLTVTARKLEDRLRNRPDPLGAASSAPAQPTNVALAAPTCPCGAPKKADLPPKKRAETDPPKRVTDRSPPRRMRAPDDEEDIVIVRRPPPPYDGPMPGLSVGGAIGGGYGGTGRGHGSPGRGRY comes from the coding sequence ATGCGCCGTGCCTTGCTGTGCAACTTGGTCGCCGCCGCCTGCGTCATGCTCGGCGCCCACGGCGCTCTGGCCGAGAACCGCATCGCGCTAGTGATCGGGCAGTCGGCCTACCGGACCGTGACGCCGCTGCCGAACCCTGCCAACGACGCCAAAGCGATCGCCCAGCTGCTCGGCGACGCCGGTTTCGAGGTGCAGTCCGTATCCGATCTCACGCAGAACGCGTTGCGCGACGCGGTCGGCGCCTTCGCCGCGACCCTGGCAACCAAGGGGCCCGATACGGTCGCGCTGGTGTTCTACGCCGGCCACGGCCTGCAGATCGACGGTGAGAACTATCTGGTGCCCGTCGACATCGACCCGAAGCGCGAGACCGATATTCCGCTGCAAGCGGTGCGCCTCAACGACGTGCTCAACACGCTGACCGCGGTGCCGAGCAAGAGCCGCATCATCCTGCTCGATGCGTGCCGCAACAATCCGTTTCCCGATATCAACAAGACCGCCGGCCGCGGTCTGGCGCTGGTCGATGCCAGGATCGGTGCGGCTGGTACGCTGCTGTCGTTCTCGACATCGCCGGGCGCGGCGGCCGAGGATGGCAACGGCGGCAACAGTCCCTATACGACGGCGCTGCTGATCGCGGGACGCGAACCCGGCCTGCCGATCGAAGAGGCCTTGAAGCGGGTCCGGCTGTCGGTCAACCACGCCACCGAGGGACGGCAGACGCCGTGGGAGAGTTCTTCGCTGGTGGACGATTTCAGCCTGTTCGGTGCCGCCGCCGGCGCCGCGAAAATCTCCGTCGCAAGGCGCAGCGTCGAGCAATGGCGGCAGGAGTTGAAGGGCAAGCCGGTCGAGGCCGCCAACGACCTGATCGTCTCCGACGGCAGCGACGAAGCCTATGAGGCCTTTGTCGGCCTGTATGCGCAGCCGCCGTTCAGCCAGCAGGCGCGCGAATGGCTGGACCGCCATCGCCGCATGGTGGCGTGGAACAATGCGGTGATCGCCAACTCCGCGGCCGGCTACCGTGAATTTCTGAAGCTGTTTCCCGACAGCGATCTCACCGTCACCGCGCGCAAGCTGGAAGATCGCCTGCGCAACCGGCCCGACCCGCTCGGTGCAGCGTCGTCCGCGCCGGCGCAACCCACCAACGTGGCGCTGGCGGCGCCGACCTGCCCGTGCGGCGCGCCGAAGAAGGCCGATCTGCCGCCGAAGAAGCGCGCCGAGACCGATCCGCCGAAGCGGGTCACCGATCGCTCGCCACCGCGACGGATGCGCGCGCCGGACGACGAGGAAGACATCGTGATCGTCCGTCGCCCGCCGCCGCCCTATGACGGACCGATGCCGGGTCTGTCGGTCGGCGGTGCGATCGGCGGTGGCTATGGCGGAACTGGCCGCGGTCACGGCAGCCCAGGGCGCGGGCGCTACTGA
- a CDS encoding DUF6894 family protein yields the protein MPRFYFHIVAGSVVLDDVGTILEDAKAAQQHARTLASNLRDNHALTSGTIVVEDEDAGQLFEVPLAGLFS from the coding sequence GTGCCCCGCTTTTACTTTCACATTGTCGCCGGAAGCGTCGTGCTCGACGACGTCGGCACCATCCTCGAAGACGCCAAGGCAGCCCAGCAGCACGCAAGAACGCTGGCGAGCAATTTGCGCGACAATCACGCGCTCACCTCCGGCACCATCGTGGTCGAGGATGAGGACGCCGGGCAGCTGTTCGAAGTGCCGCTGGCCGGCCTGTTCAGCTAA